One genomic window of Aptenodytes patagonicus chromosome 3, bAptPat1.pri.cur, whole genome shotgun sequence includes the following:
- the ESCO2 gene encoding LOW QUALITY PROTEIN: N-acetyltransferase ESCO2 (The sequence of the model RefSeq protein was modified relative to this genomic sequence to represent the inferred CDS: deleted 1 base in 1 codon) codes for MERGWAGGREKARGFRGAGALVAEAALRRSGEDMAAVTPQKRSRSSTDNDGSFLAFETPVKKTMIGFAEGLSPLKKSRNSWFASQIKWSSSSSDEVKENEAVLVKPALLRRLDISPLQAAGVPTAAQREFSRKSSPKTASSYKPLVPVVSFYSKEKRYLTPLERKQLNENHCLGERNRDENLPAARRTEKTNVNLSRNASSKPTKHPTSSKHGKTVPKTLKKAKGEIPAGKPGVEKENVNCLIKKKMDSPFRVLSMTVKPALKLQLGAAFFSARKKSHSKKPVVDAKSLQGLPASLQENDQPGPPTTTESNSADRNKNLEAGGVLRSISVPQKKENENREDFTSCKVSLSQERDPAREGRTSPQKSGSVSGPLCTSRSASAGDSDAENVDVDEISSSTTCESDDCVIPSSQSQRKVNKRASPSNAVVYPIFSAPPTSKKRTQAALDELTSPFGSSPPAKTSHTSQKAKKLCKRSRDQMIIDAGQKHFGAIVCKSCGMIYTAASPEDEAQHIQHHERFLEGLRYVGWKKERVVAEFWDGKIVLILPNDPKYAVKKAEDVREIVDNELGFKQVSLSCPAKTKMYLFVSNEKMIVGCLVAESIKQAFRVLSEPGTAPSPGQDALQHHRAWRCSTEPEPAVCGVSRIWVFGLRRRKGIARRMVDVVRSTFMYGCYLSTDEIAFSDPTPDGKLFATKYCQTLNFLVYNFMYNN; via the exons ATGGAAAGAGgatgggcgggcgggcgggagaaGGCGCGCGGGTTC CGAGGCGCGGGAGCGTTGGTGGCGGAGGCGGCGCTGAG GCGCTCTGGTGAAGACATGGCAGCTGTTACTCCACAGAAAAGGAGCCGTAGTTCTACTGATAACGATGG ttcATTCCTAGCCTTTGAGACTCCTGTGAAAAAAACGATGATAGGCTTTGCTGAAGGTCTGTCTCCACTCAAGAAATCGAGAAATAGTTGGTTTGCTTCTCAAATAAAATGGTCATCGAGCTCCAGCGATGAGGTGAAAGAAAACGAGGCTGTCCTGGTGAAGCCGGCGCTGTTGAGGAGGCTGGATATTTCACCCCTTCAGGCAGCCGGTGTTCCCACAGCTGCGCAGAGGGAGTTCTCCAGGAAATCATCCCCAAAGACCGCTTCCTCGTACAAGCCCCTTGTGCCTGTGGTGTCTTTTTATAGCAAGGAAAAGCGATACCTTACTCCTCTTGAGAGGAAACAACTGAACGAGAACCACTGTCTGGGTGAGAGGAACAGGGATGAAAATCTCCCAGCTGCCAGGAGGACTGAGAAGACGAACGTGAACTTGAGCAGGAATGCAAGCTCAAAGCCAACCAAGCACCCAACCAGCTCCAAGCACGGCAAAACTGTCCCCAAAACGCTTAAGAAGGCAAAGGGAGAGATACCAGCGGGAAAACCCGGCGTGGAGAAAGAGAATGTAAATTGCCTAATTAAAAAGAAGATGGATTCACCTTTCAGAGTCCTAAGCATGACAGTTAAACCAGCCCTGAAACTCCAGCTGGGAGCAGCGTTCTTTTCTGCCAGGAAGAAATCGCACTCTAAAAAACCCGTCGTAGACGCTAAGTCTCTCCAGGGTCTCCCCGCATCTCTGCAAGAAAACGATCAGCCCGGACCACCGACAACTACAGAGTCTAATTCAGCTGATAGAAACAAAAATCTTGAGGCGGGTGGCGTATTGAGGAGTATTTCCGTGCctcagaagaaggaaaatgaaaacagggaGGACTTTACAAGCTgtaaagtctctctctctcaagaGAGAGATCCGGCACGTGAAGGAAGAACGTCTCCGCAGAAAAGTGGAAGCGTCTCCGGTCCGCTTTGTACTTCCAGGTCTGCATCCGCAGGGGACAGCGATGCAGAGAACGTG GATGTTGATGAAATCAGTTCTTCTACAACCTGTGAGTCTGATGATTGTGTTATTCCTTCAAGCCAATCTCAGCGTAAGGTGAATAAGCGAG CATCTCCTTCAAATGCTGTTGTCTACCCCATATTCAGTGCACCCCCCACCAGCAAGAAAAG GACACAGGCTGCGCTGGATGAACTGACTTCTCCGTTTGGGTCCAGCCCACCTGCAAAAACATCTCACACCTCGCAGAAGGCGAAAAAGCTCTGCAAGCGCTCCAGAGATCAGATGATCATT GATGCCGGTCAGAAGCATTTTGGTGCCATAGTTTGCAAGTCGTGCGGCATGATCTACACGGCCGCTAGCCCGGAGGATGAAGCCCAGCACATCCAGCACCACGAGAGGTTCCTCGAGGGACTCAGATATGTG GGTTGGAAGAAAGAACGGGTTGTGGCAGAGTTCTGGGATGGGAAAATTGTATTGATTCTTCCAAATGACCCAAAATATGCCGTCAAGAAG GCAGAAGATGTGCGAGAAATTGTAGATAATGAATTGGGATTTAAGCAAGTTTCTTTAAGCTGCCCAGCCAAGACTAAAATGTACTTGTTTGTGTCCAACGAGAAGATGATTGTTGGGTGCTTGGTGGCTGAATCGATCAAGCAG GCTTTCCGGGTGCTGTCTGAGCCGGGAACCGCGCCGTCCCCCGGCCAGGACGCCCTGCAGCACCACCGGGCTTGGCGCTGCTCCACCGAGCCGGAGCCCGCCGTCTGCGGCGTCAGCAGGATCTGGGTGTTCGGCCTGAGGCGCAGGAAGGGCATCGCCCGTCGCATGGTGGACGTGGTCAG